The genomic segment agtatattgacaaaaatgatACCTGTTATTGatcatgaaaatgtataaatatttttacttttgcatTCAAATAAAAGTCAAAGAACTAAGTCTAATACTTCTTTATAGAGAAACATTATAAaggaaattttgaataaattccaAGATGGTTGGTTAtcttctataatttaaaattattaacttaaaaaatatcaacgcatgccactatatattatataaaatataattggacTAGCACAGTAGtacatttagttttttaaatgtatagtaaaataaatagatttgtaTTTCTTACCTTACGTTTTTTCACAAGTACACAAAATGACCACACACGTACTTTTTTTGGAAACTTGGAAACTTGGAAACTTTTTTTTGAAGCACAGAACTTTTTTGGGGGATAAATGTACAGAAACCACTAGCACGTGCAGTGTATAAACAAATCGCGACGGGGAATGACAATTCAGTTATTGATAACAAAAacgtgtacattattataaaaaattattttattaatccaaagaaaaaacaaaacagttaTTAATAACTGTAACTGAGTTTATCatgtttataaattcaattttcgaCTTAATCGTAGCATATACGTTATCCTAACAACTAGAGTTTATAGATATGATAATATgcttgtttttattattcattacgaaaataatcgttttgaatattttgatgattattATAACGAAACACAACATTacgttaataaataacatattattcaattcaataaacgtatacatattgatttcataaaaatatttttacaaaatactattactgtttattaatataataaattaatacattagtatcactatttaacttattaaagtaattaactatgtatttatggtttcaatggtaaaaataattacttcaataactattttttgtacaaatgattaaaaaaacaaattgtattcacgaatactaatttataaagttaatcatcattattatccatcaatgaacaatattttattggaatAGTAAGAAAATACATTGTGTCAATTAAAATCATCAATGATTGccatttattcataaaataaacgaCTTTTTTTTCAGTGTAGGTGTTTCATATTCATGTTCAGTAGCAGAAGTTTCTATATCCGCTTGCCTGTTTAAAATTaactgtaacaaaaatatattttcttagaaTTATTGTCTAAAGATACAtgataaatattagaaattcaaataaaattacttaattactttaagattatattgtcttatacctataaatagtttaaatacaaacttttaataattacgaaactagaaaaaaaataaaggtttgaaaaaatttaaagtaggtattcataaatatcatattatNNNNNNNNNNNNNNNNNNNNNNNNNNNNNNNNNNNNNNNNNNNNNNNNNNNNNNNNNNNNNNNNNNNNNNNNNNNNNNNNNNNNNNNNNNNNNNNNNNNNTCATAATGTATTAcacttttctatattttattttagtcacttatgctataaatacataatacataatattatagataataattaataactgattattacaatttgttaatttacattataaaacgaGATCTATGCGTCTTGGTTTTTTTGCCATTATGTCAATGACCTGTTCACAGGTCACTTCCACGTCTCTGTATAAGTTTAATAGCATCAATCCATTTAATCTCCCTTCACCAGTCTTGTTGCGCAGATATGTTTTTAATCTTCGAAGACAAGAAATAGACCGTTCACTTGTTGCCACAGAAACGGGTAGAGTTGCACCAATCTGCAAAAATGTGTGTATTGATGGATACAATGGAAAATTACAATTGTTGAGAGTCTCAATAAACGTTCTAGGCCGTTTATCCTTTGACATATTTAAACAATGTCTGaaacaaaaatgcattttatgttttaatatagatcacaaaaaatatttttatgtataagaaattgaatattttgttaccTGTGCCACATGGTCATCATCTCAGCTATAAAATCATCAGTAGATTTCTTAATGTAATTTGGCCATTCTTTTGCAAAAGTATTTACCGTTTCACTGATTTCTTTTGTATTCAGCTCAGAACACTTAGTTGgaagaatattttgaatttttgacaatatttccCATAGTGTTCAAGAAATCTTATTTTTAACTGCATTAATAAGTGGTCCAAAAAAGGACGAAAAATGGACCGGCGAAAATATTCCTCTGAACCGCCTTCATAACTGTCTCTGTTCTTATGTATTCCAATATTTCGCGGGGgtgctaaattaatattaattttatccgCCATTTCTTTTGCTGCTGCATACAAGCTTTTGAATTTCAACTCCGAATCACAACGCATCTCATTGATTTCATGATACACGTGATTTGCATAATCAATGCATAAGCTAAGATCACAATCTTCCTTTTGTAAAAGCACACTGAGATTTTTCATTATGCTGAAAATCGGCTTTACTACTGTTAAAGCTATTATAAATTGAGGTGATTTTATCGATGCAAGCAGGGCATGAGGTTTGACTCCGatggttttcaatttattttcatagttaTAACA from the Acyrthosiphon pisum isolate AL4f chromosome X, pea_aphid_22Mar2018_4r6ur, whole genome shotgun sequence genome contains:
- the LOC103307701 gene encoding uncharacterized protein LOC103307701 yields the protein MTMWHRHCLNMSKDKRPRTFIETLNNCNFPLYPSIHTFLQIGATLPVSVATSERSISCLRRLKTYLRNKTGEGRLNGLMLLNLYRDVEVTCEQVIDIMAKKPRRIDLVL